aggaaatacatccggaaagtcacatacagtaggaatgtccctcagtgctggactccccacttgggtgtctatcacatgtgccaagtatgcctcacacccttttctaatcatttttctggccagtgcagctgaaatgatgtttgaaggcaataactgcctctccccatgtattactacatcaccatactgagggagaccaaaagtgactgtcttcagtctacagtcaatcatcgcatgatgcctggctaaccaatccatgcccaagataatgtcataatctctgaagggcatttcaattaaatcagacaaaaaggtgtgtccttggatcactaaaggacagtctctatatagcctatttaccctgacctcctggcctaatggactagttactagcacatcatagtccattggtacacactgaatagcagtagagcacatcacactagcactaacatatgagtgtgtggagccaggatcaaataacacatatacatcttggtcaaggatggagaaaataccagctacaacatctgatgttttagcctcctccctctgacgcatggtatacactctgactggtgcgccactaggtactggctggttaacagtgctttgacttccaggacccctacctctgcctctacctctagcagctgactgtgaccctctaggtgcagagacttgggctgatccttccgatgtaacaaaagatccagaccggcgcggactagtacaatctttagcgaaatgtccgctccctccacagttaaaacatgctccggtGGCCTTGAAGCAAACCCCACTAtgagttttaccacaagtttcacactgccggactgatagaactcctcgagaagcttgttgggtcggctgaccagaccggggtggtctttggccagaaaatctgcctctgccggatctacgggagctggatcccccaaactgtttcctcttttcagaaccactctcagatgtttgtctcgtagtcttttcagccttctctttctcttgtgaacccttcttcactgccccttctgattctatcctttccagttccagggcctgtgagatcaattcagcaaaattctaatCTCGAAAACCCatgacttgcattctcagattcggccttaacccagagtcaaacctcttgcatctgtctctgggggtggagactaagcttccagcatagtggcttagccttgagaagtctctctcatactctgctatggttcggtccccttgtttcaaactcaggaattcttgcaatttcttatctacatatgcatcaggaacctatttctgcctgaattccctcaggaagtctgtccatgtcagcacaggtggctcaaccaggctgtgagggatggtcttccaccatccataagcatccccttataacaaggaaacagaatactcgaacttcatctcttccgtacactgcagttttctgtaaactcgttccattctttccaaccactgttctgcctctagtggatccatagtgcctttaaactcggtggccccaaatttcatcaacttttcatattgccgagctgagggctgtggttgtgctacaggtactggcatttgagcttggggtggcacattacccgccatttgctggaagaatgcagccatctgctatacaaattgagcagggaactgcggtgctagagcaggagctggagtggctgacccactcacgttctagagtgctggggcttcctcttgaacctcagcctcaacagattgttcttcggaatgatcttctccttccattccgttttcccaaattttctacttcctgagatcaaacacaaggaggttgacctccgttagtgcatattcatgatgtaaatagttatatgtatcaattaaagacacttgagcagttgtacttatcaataaaatattcatacacatagtcaaaatttattgaaaaaccatgctctgataccactaaaacatgtcacaccttacccctctgtaaggcataacatgatcccgtagaatacttaatgaactaccgaacttcacttaccgataactcattaagtacgctacaagggatttttaaacaattttcttacattttggaagtggagagcattttagtgagaattaaaaaccatttatttaaagcttaaatactagtaaaaatttttgtccattttaattttgccacaaattttataaaaattttgacagagttccgtttgcaattggagaaaacagttcttcaaatacctaaaaaaaagcacttccaaaaattttctcaactcccaaccttcaataaatctcaatcaactcaattcaatgcacttcaaaataatttcacaatacaaatcaagatttatcatctcaaagcatttaatatctccattcacaaagcataaagtaagaaattcacaagtacaattattAATTCACAGAGGgaagtccaaaaataatattattacaatttatttacaactgctcgactttatattgatacatacaacatttccatatttacatcaaaattatctacaagggtataaaataatacccgtacaaaatgatcgatgtggaccacaattcgatagcagctcactctgctgctttctccttactcttatctgcgatagcaaaataagctatcgctgagtataaaaatactcagtggtgcacaataaaaatttaaaatgtaatacataaatcattcattgatgaacacaatttaaatacttctcgatcacatttcacaaatatcaaagctcataacaattccatttagtcaaataatttattaaatacagtgttgccaaaatcatatacacaacttaagccatgacacaaaatttccgatcaatgccgtgttgtacaccacgacaaagcaatctcaaccccattaatcgaaaatcaatgagggaggtggctagctagctaatgagtactcatccgatctcaacctcaactggcaagccagagagggaggaaaataaacgatctcaaccccataaatggaggaggaataatgtgatactgtcatgctaagtgtgaacataaaatcaattcaaaacaatttattcaaataatttgtgagaaatctgatccatttccaaagtcatatttgtgaTCATAAAATGGTAACACAATACACAATTAATcacaaaagtcaaattttcaagaataaaatatttaaacaagaattattgtgcccagacctgacgtgagtcgcctttaggccttgactcagtttcttcgagtttccaagtctttttcagctgaaacacacaatttcacagtgtttcagtaccataacttagcataaatccaaaaataaatttcacttcatttttacctagctttaatgtactaatttcgacgttctcgaagtttttgtgtttcgggttactattcactatactattcaagtcaaattgttgactttttaaggcttaataggtatgggaactccaacttcacccacataccacattttggtcattaaatttgttggttttggtcattttctcaaagcttaagtcattttggctaaattgtcaaaatttcagttttggtgctcctagttgcactgttccattggcaattttactgttggaatttggcaaaacttccttcatagaaaatgttccttaatgtcttaagtttattcttatttttggatcacctcaattggagttttttagctcaagttatggccatttgaactagggctgccgaattggaaacaacctagattttctgggcaaattttggtgctggcagattcgagtcaccaacttggggtggccaaatgacttagttgctggcagaatttggacttgtgttcttcatgaaagttttagatctatatctcagctaaccattggtaaaatttcaggtcattttgacctgcctagctcgagttatgactaaatgaacaaacactgttcatttgatcagtttgtacaaTGGCAGCCTGCTCTTaagcaactttggtcaattggttcactaagttttggtcactttttgggcatggttcctaaatgaaaattgtgtcattttatgtctattttcatccccaattggtaccatatcaattggacttataaaatttcagttttgatccttcaaagttgacttggtcatgctgcattcaacctccgaatttggcttcacttccaacaattcaaacacaactcatttggtcacaattgaccatttttcacttcacaataggtcaaacatgccatttaatcatttcttgcatttttacACATTTATAcatttccatcttactaccatactcatgtaagtttactaacacctttaattcattctaaacacatgaaaccatacaaaatcatacaacCCTTCAATAGGTCGAAATTTTTTTTTggtcctccccccccccccccccccccatatttgttttcatttcattagttccaagctcatttcaacaaccaaTTAGGCATTTAAAATAGAAAAatgacaagttaacatactaacctcaacttaaataccaaatcttcaattgttctccttctttcttctttctttcttgttcttaagttgagattgcaagctctagtgaggtttttagggAAGTTATGTAGATTGAGTGAAAGAATTTAAGCTTAGATATAAGCTTAGATGAAGGATTTTCATGGAGGAAATTGCGAGGATGTGGGGCGGCATAAGGGAGAAGAagataactatttaatttttttttcttttattttctttatgcattttggcttatggaagaccacaaaatccaaattagttaatcaaattaattaatttagttatggcatcatgcatgaggtcatgcataatgtcatcacctttttacttttttattttcctccttttttttatatttttctattagttctttaatttaattctcgatcccaaaattttcttttctccgattttatttgacagttaggtcaggagtcagctctcggggtcaattgaccaaattgcccctcgctggttcatcccggtttgcaaataatttcatatttcttctggctccctgacctaattatttgactggcttaacagttatttttcgtgattttctcttttccactgtgttcataatggtcctaaggaccgcagcgtcacattttactgttcaaaatttgagtttaaaatgactttgcagtcgttcccgaggaggtcactcatcgttgtgactctcggctcgtttaacttcttatgttctgtttttcttatttatacttaactaattgaacattactaattatttgtgtttatggtttctctagttgtcttaagtgtggttctaatccccttaattgtccggaccgacaccagtcaccggaacagtgaaatataccaggctatacaaataggggtgttacaataaaaccaaaaatcaaaaataaaaaactttaaaaactgaaccaaactgattaataagagaaaatcaaaccaaatcgaaCCAATAAatatcagttcggttcgattttaaaccgatcaaaccaaaatttataaaatttcatatttttaacattaaatctaaataataaaacataaaaacaaaaaaaaatagaaatcaaaactcaaaaatcttaaggttcggttcggttttcttagatttcaattcgattcaattcggttcgattcggtttagttcgattttctttgatttcctatatatattaataatttcggttcggtttgattttttttaattttttatgaaaataactgaacctaaccaattaatcgaaattatcaaaattataaatcgaaccgaactgattgaattttaaaaccaaaccgattgaaccaaattgaatcggttcggttcgatttttcggtttaaaccgaaaactgctctcccctaggAAGAATGTAACAGATTTAAGTATTTTGTTattaataacattacaaatggatATGATTATTAGATGGTAATAGTATTAGCTTACTTTGAAAGAGTCGGCAGCTTATTATGCTGGATGGGcacggataaattttaataattatccatgaacttatatagttgtaacactacagtcctttaactttaaaatgtaacataaaatcccataaactttcaaattttgcatagtaaaatccctctgatttttaattactgatttttcagttagaaactgatgtgaatagctttCGCATGacgcttagtcaatatttctctctcctctattatgcaaagtgtaaaattattctctttatggatgaaaaattattctatctatagagagaaaaatgattcaatttacacatagcttgagaaagaaaagagaaatactgactaagctctaTGCTGAAACTGTCCAGGTCAATGTCTAACAGAAAAACtagtaattggaggttagaggggttttattgtataaaatttaaaagttgatggggtttaatgttatatttttaagttgagagactATAATATTATAACTAGTTAAGTTCAGGgacaattatcaaaatttatctgGATGGACACCCACATCAATTAATGGTTGGATAATGCGGGATAGCAAATCTCATTTGAACTTGCTTGTAGTTTTCTCTGAACTGTGCTCGAGACATGCAAATGGTTCATGTACTCTTGCCACATAAATCTAGATAGTTTCTCGGATGGTAATTAtcgtaacaagaaataatatgcaaattggAAACCTAAACAAATTTGTATTATTTCATAGCTAATGATTAGTCTTTCTTTAGGATATcataaattttctttttgtaattgataaaattaatcaCTTACATATTATGATAATTTATCTCTATTATAAAGTATACAAAAATTTCTCTAAAAGTTGTCACGTAACACTTTTTAAAGAGAACTTAGCTtgctaattaatattattatattattcttttgatttttttctttaatcaattatgttgaatttataattttaaaaaataaaataataaattgcattaaataactattatttttatttttacaatcaTTACTAGCAATGACTTAATTagaaatggatttttttttttatttttaatttgtttctaatcaaattaaaaataaataacttcattttaaaagtgaaaaaaaaaattaaactttttttttaatagcGTGTATAAGGAGTTCCTTATGTTTCTAGGAAAACTATATCAATATATTTCAAGTTATCCTCTTTTATTGGCAGATAAAATGGGGACATGGCTCAACTACTAAGAAATAATTTGAATGAATCATTTTGGGCCAATAACTTAAATCAAAAAGTTATTTAAACTAGTTGAATTTAGAGTATTATAATTAGTATTAAAGTCATCTTAGTCAGAAAATTATGTGAATTTGATAGATCTGTACAAAAAGTTTATTTATGAGTAAAGATAGGATGGAACCACTCGAGGCACCCATGAATAATAATACCCAAAAATCTGATTTCAACTTAGCAATTATATCTAGTATAGTGCAATAATATTAGCACAACATCAATACTGAAATAAACATGCTGTAAAATTAAGGGAGATCGTAACATCTCACATTGATTTTAAAAAAATGGTTAATGGGTTTATATGGCCAAAAACGTAACTGCCCAAAAATAATGAGGATTAGCGATTTTGGACCGATGATTTAAGACTTAGAAGTTATTTGGTTCAGATGGTATTTGTGTTGTTAAAGTGTGTGGCTACAACTTATCTTTAACCACGGGTAATCTTTCTTCACAAACTTATAAATTATGCACAATTTTctaatttagtttgattttgatAATAAAACTAACCCAAACTACTAAGTCCAAATGAATAATTTAAGTTATTTATAATGTTATTTATAATGGTTACTTTACTCGTAAATCTACCAGCTTcacataattttttaatttgtggGATTCTGATATCAATTATAATACCTAAATTTAACTAGTAGAGATggctaggggtgtgcaaacggttggTTCGGTTCTGAACTAAACCGAACTGataaaatcaaaaatcaaaaataaaaattttaaaaaccgaaccaaaccgattaataagagaaaatcgaaccgaaccaaaccgataaatttcggttcggttttaaaccgatcaaaccgaaatttataaattgagcatttgattttcaattgggtttggttcgattttaaacTGATCAAACCTGAATCTTATGggtcggttcggttttctttgatttttttgatatatatatatataatttcggttcggttcgattcgatttttgtgattttcttatgaaaataaccgaaccgaaccgattaaccgaaattatcaaaattataaactaaatcgaaccgaatcaattgaaccgaattaactcgattcgattcgatttttttatttaaaccgaaaactgctctccccctAGAGATGGCAATGGTAATGATATTTACGAAATTTACCTTACTCCCAAAATTCATATATTATTGCTTGAATACTACCCAAACTTATTtaactttatatattttaattaactattttttttttcttgacatGCGTTGCACATtattttgtaatttaaatttttatatataatattttatatatcatatattatATGAAAATTCTATTAAATTTCTAATACTGTAGAGATTTTAGAAtgattataatatattataataatgacTTGCGAATAAGTTATGTAGTTAGTACTAATAGGATTTCTCACACATGTAAAATTTCTTTTAGAATAActagaattaaattttaaatttatatatcgcATATTATTGGCCCTTGTAGCAACCTAAAAGAGGGATGAATTGagtgttaattaaaaaatttgaaggATAGGTAGAGATTTTTAAGTGAGAGTGCTCAACACAAACACTTTCAAGATAGATTAATAGCactctaattatttattattatcaaaACATATATTAAAACCCCTAAGTCTAAcacaaatattttaacaaagtaataaattttaataattaattaaaaatcaacttttaTGAGactttcaatttcaattcaattcggatatataatttaataaaatatttaaattttatttatttaaaaaaaaatataaaaacatataaatgttattataaaaaatttttattttatatatataattacaatgAAATTGGTGCATTCCCCACTAATTGTTTCTTTTTAATGTGTGTTGAACTAGCTTGCCCCGTTACTCCACACAGTGGTCCCTTTATATGCCTTTAGGCCAATGGTGACAAAAGCAACGGAAGATCAATGTCATAAATCTCATATTTATTAATGCAACTTGGAAGTAACTCCTCAAGAATTCCATATTGATTACATATGAATTAtgcaaattaaatcaaatatgataaattttttttcaatcaatatTGTGGTCCTTAAAGTTGATAGTGACAATTGATTGGTTATATTCTAACTAATTATTCTGTACTAATAAGAACAACAACatcaataacaataataataataataataataataataataataataataataataataataataataataataataatgttatgaattagggtaattaattaattaattacccaACTGTATATATTTAAGAatgtcattttcaattaaattgtgATCCTTCACAGAAAAATTAATATCAATATCAgatgataaaattaattatagtgGTCAATTAGGtaacatataaatatataaacgGAACACATAATGGTCCTTTTTTTATGCCTAGAAGCTATGTGCTGACAAGAAGATAGCATTATACcaggaaattatatatatatatatatataaatatattttttttctataatAATTAATTCTGATTGAGAATCAAACTGGAGAATTCATAACTTAAAAATGACTTCAATATTACCGGACTAAACCTCATTGATAAAAACggtaataatattatttacacAATTATGTTGGCTCTATCTATATAGAAAGTGCAAAGGTACCTAAAGTCCCAATAAACCTTGCCGTATAGTCTGAGCAAACGCAGCAGATTAACTGCTCAGAGATGGAAGCATTGGTGAGAGAAACAGTACTGAAAAACGATGTGGAAGGACCCATCCGAGAGATCGGTGGATTAGGAGCCAACAGCTACTTCAAAAACTCAGTCTACCAGGTTTTCTATTCtacatttttaattattgaattctgTTTAATTTGAATTGTGACAAATTATTAAGTTATGTATATATATTGCTTTTATTATTTCTAATGATTATAAATTTTGATTCACTGGCAGAGAAGAGCTGCAAATGTCACAAAGGATATAATAGATGAAGTAATCACCAAGAAGCTAGATGTGAAATCCCTCTCATCTGCTTCCAATAGAACAATTTGTCTTGCTGATTTTGGATGCGCAGTTGGTCCAAATACATTTACTTCTTTGCAATCTCTAATAGATATAGTTAAAAAGAAATATCTATCCCAATTCCCTAATGAACCCATGCCTGAATTTCAAGTGTTCTTTAATGATCAACCCTCAAATGATTTCAATACCCTCTTCAGGTCTCTCCCACCTGACAGGGAATACTTTGCAGCCGGGGTGCCAGGTTCTTTTCATGGCCGAGTATTCCCTAAATCTTCCCTCCATGTTGTGCAATCCAATTATGCACTCCATTGGCTCTCTAAGATACCAGAAAGTTTGGTAGACAAGAACTCTCCTGCGTGGAACAAAGGGAAGATTCACTATGCAGGCGCCTCTGATGAGGTACTTAAAGCATATGGAGAAAGATGGGCTGAAGACCTAAATAATTTCTTGAACGCAAGAGCTGAAGAGATAGTGCCTGGAGGGATGGTTATAGTTATCATGCCAAGTATCCCTGATGGAATGCCTTATTCTGAACTTGCAAATGGCCTATTGTACAGTAGTTTCGAATCAACCCTCCTTGATATGTCGAAAAGGGTATGTCAATAACTTACTACTGCTTTCAAAATAGCCAAAAAAAATGATAGTTTTTTATTGAAttcgtcttttttttttttgtcagcaGGGAATAATAAGTGAAGACCAAGTGGATGCCTTCAACTTGCCAATATATGCTGCTCCTCCAGGAGAATTTGCTGCTGTGGTGGAAAAGAATGGGTATTTCGACATTGAAGCGATAGGACTAACAAATCCAGCTCCTTGGCTAACAGATGACGTGCACGTTGATATGAAAGAATATGTGAGGCACATTAGGGCTCCAATGGAAGGAATGTTCACCAAACACTTCCCAAATGAAATTGTGGATGAAATGTTCGAGCAGTTACTGGTAAATAAACTTCCGAAGGTCTTCGACAAAATGGAAAGAGCTTACAAGGACAAAATTCAATCTTACTACGTCCTTCAACGTAAATGAttgcaattaaaaatttaatttgtcTGGCTGGTGAAGCTTTCTTAATGCTTTTTAGGCATggcataatatattatatatatgtgtgtgtgcaaTAAAAGAAAATTTGTGGTCTTAAGTTGAGTGTATTTAGTGTAAGCCTGATGCTTAGGTTAGTTGTGTGTTCTcaagttaataaatttttcttgattttttaaaatgttaataaaattttagcttataagaaaaaagaaaatttatgaaaaaaaattagtatataataatgaaaggaaaaaaaatttgtAAGTTAATCAATGTTACAAATGTATATTGGATCAAATTTGTGACTTGAAAGTTACAGGTTTAAACCACAGAAATAATCTTTCTGCAAAGCAAGAGTAACGTATATTAATCTTTCCCAAAGCTCAAATGTGTGGAATACTTCGGCTTGTTTAGTTTAACTGTTGAATTCAGCTGAtaactgttagctgatagctattactgttagctgatagctggtaactgatgatagctgatttatgttaagtgtttggtaaaattatatttagctgttgctatTAATATATGAAAAGACTAATCaaggtatatattatataatttattttattattgaaataaatataaaattataaatttattatattatattatattattattaaattaaatatataataattaaataatatattatatcatttattatattattaaaataaatataaaattattaatttattatattatatcatttattttattattgaaataagaaaacaattaaatttttttaaaaaataattaaataactttaaaaatatagataaaataatacaataattattattgtttttaaaaaaaacttataattaattttaagtttttatatataaaaaaaatattttatattttatgttattaataaaaatattttaacaaaattaaaatacgttaattaaaatattaaaattataaataaaaaatataaaagtattaaaatattaatttttgagttaaataaaaaaagataatatggtcaaaatagaaattaaaatcaaattagctgtcagctgatgagaaacaactctaaaaacagagctgatacaaactgcagttGATGGGTACCATATTAGCTACCCATCAGCTATCAGTTTTATTTTTTTGAACTTACTAAACACTCAAGTTCACCTGCTTGGGTATCTATCAGCTATCAGTTGTACTAAATGAGTGAACCAAATACCCTATTCATGGACTAATAATAgaataaagaaaatacaaaacatCTCCCATAAATACTATGAACAAAAAATTAAACTCATGCTGCAAGAACAACATGGCCTTGCTAAGAGCTCGACGTTTTCTTCAAACTAATCAAAACCAACGGTTTGTGAATAAACATAATATATAGCAGCCCCTAATATTAACAGCAAAAATATTGCAAAATTGCGGCACCATCCTTCTTTTTATATCTGTGAAGCGTATAAAACTTGCTTGAGGATATCGTAAATTGAATTTCTCAATTAG
The Hevea brasiliensis isolate MT/VB/25A 57/8 chromosome 18, ASM3005281v1, whole genome shotgun sequence genome window above contains:
- the LOC131175963 gene encoding loganic acid O-methyltransferase-like isoform X2; amino-acid sequence: MEALVRETVLKNDVEGPIREIGGLGANSYFKNSVYQRRAANVTKDIIDEVITKKLDVKSLSSASNRTICLADFGCAVGPNTFTSLQSLIDIVKKKYLSQFPNEPMPEFQVFFNDQPSNDFNTLFRSLPPDREYFAAGVPGSFHGRVFPKSSLHVVQSNYALHWLSKIPESLVDKNSPAWNKGKIHYAGASDEVLKAYGERWAEDLNNFLNARAEEIVPGGMVIVIMPSIPDGMPYSELANGLLYSSFESTLLDMSKRGIISEDQVDAFNLPIYAAPPGEFAAVVEKNGYFDIEAIGLTNPAPWLTDDVHVDMKEYVRHIRAPMEGMFTKHFPNEIVDEMFEQLLVNKLPKVFDKMERAYKDKIQSYYVLQRK
- the LOC131175963 gene encoding loganic acid O-methyltransferase-like isoform X1: MEALVRETVLKNDVEGPIREIGGLGANSYFKNSVYQRRAANVTKDIIDEVITKKLDVKSLSSASNRTICLADFGCAVGPNTFTSLQSLIDIVKKKYLSQFPNEPMPEFQVFFNDQPSNDFNTLFRSLPPDREYFAAGVPGSFHGRVFPKSSLHVVQSNYALHWLSKIPESLVDKNSPAWNKGKIHYAGASDEVLKAYGERWAEDLNNFLNARAEEIVPGGMVIVIMPSIPDGMPYSELANGLLYSSFESTLLDMSKRQGIISEDQVDAFNLPIYAAPPGEFAAVVEKNGYFDIEAIGLTNPAPWLTDDVHVDMKEYVRHIRAPMEGMFTKHFPNEIVDEMFEQLLVNKLPKVFDKMERAYKDKIQSYYVLQRK